TTCGCTTCACGGAAAGCCGGGCTGGTGGCTTCCCAGTCATTTTGCTGTGACACGGAGTAGGCCACGTTCGTGTCGAAGTAGAAGCTCTTATCGCCCTCTTTCCACACTTCCTGGCCGAGTTTTAATTCTGCGTAGGTTTCACATTCGTTACCGAGACGGTATTTAGCACCTGCACCGGTCGCCTGGAAGCATTGCTGCTCGCCGCCGCTGCCGGTCCAGCCGATGCCGGAACGCGCGTAACCTTTGAAGTCGACGGCGCCCGCCTGCGCAGACAAAATGCCTGCGGTAATGGCGAGAGCCAGGGGTAGTTTGCGCAGAGTAATCATCATTCTATCTCCTGAGATCATTGCTTTTCTGTTTACACTTGGCCCTGGAAGGGTTGGTGTAAGTTTTTTTGGGGTACGCTCAAACACCCGGCTCTTTGTGTAACCGGCGGCAGGCGGTGCCATCTTCACGGAACAGATGGCAGCGCTCCGGCGGTAAGCCGATAGCGAATGTGGCACCCTCTTCTACCAGCACGACGTCAGTCTGGCGGTAGACCAGGTTCTGGCGTATTGCGGGGATCTGGATATGAATTTGTGTTTCGTGACCAAGCTGTTCTACGACCTGCACTTCCCCTTCCAGCGTGACATCAGCGATGTCGCTTGGAAGTAGATGCTCCGGGCGAATGCCCAAAGACATATTCGCGCCGACCTGCACATTGGCGCTGTCCACCGGCAGCCAAACCTGCTGGCGGTTAGGCAGCTCAACCTGCACCTGTTCAATGGCGGTGGCCGTCACTTTTACCGGCAGGAAATTCATCTTCGGCGAGCCAATAAAGCCCGCAACAAAGCGGTCAGCCGGGTAGTGATAGAGTTCCAGCGGTTTCCCGACCTGCGCCACACGACCGGCGTCCAGCACCACAATCTTGTCGGCCAGCGTCATGGCTTCGACCTGATCGTGGGTGACGTAAATCATCGTGCGGCCAAGGCGTTTATGCAGACGGGAGATCTCAATACGCATCTGCACGCGCAGCGCGGCATCAAGGTTGGAAAGGGGTTCATCAAGTAAGAAGACGCTGGGTTCAGCCACCAGCGTACGACCAATCGCCACGCGCTGGCGCTGGCCGCCAGAGAGCGC
Above is a genomic segment from Kosakonia radicincitans DSM 16656 containing:
- the malK gene encoding maltose/maltodextrin ABC transporter ATP-binding protein MalK, with product MASVQLRNVTKAWGDVVVSKEINLDIHEGEFVVFVGPSGCGKSTLLRMIAGLETITSGELFIGDTRMNDVPPAERGVGMVFQSYALYPHLSVAENMSFGLKLAGAKKEIIKSRVTQVAEVLQLAHLLERKPKALSGGQRQRVAIGRTLVAEPSVFLLDEPLSNLDAALRVQMRIEISRLHKRLGRTMIYVTHDQVEAMTLADKIVVLDAGRVAQVGKPLELYHYPADRFVAGFIGSPKMNFLPVKVTATAIEQVQVELPNRQQVWLPVDSANVQVGANMSLGIRPEHLLPSDIADVTLEGEVQVVEQLGHETQIHIQIPAIRQNLVYRQTDVVLVEEGATFAIGLPPERCHLFREDGTACRRLHKEPGV